A window from Neodiprion fabricii isolate iyNeoFabr1 chromosome 2, iyNeoFabr1.1, whole genome shotgun sequence encodes these proteins:
- the LOC124175972 gene encoding histone deacetylase 4 isoform X9 produces the protein MDYGATYNMHHTNHLEDVGYRSVEISSAFAHIPQKDMARDTPGAPMSRPRDLASAGTTTTTVTSGAFHAAAPDSAALHGHALQQKILQLQQHHQLQQQILRQQYHAQERQLAQLHEQQMHQLRLWEQQKQLEEQREKREKERLEALRKKDKHDHSAIASTEVKQRLQSFIVNKKQREAAAAANGAVPGTPGYRSWLQPQSESSSTTNASHPYRMPQMLQEKFGDDFPLRKTASEPNLLKLRLKQRVMERNMAAPRNSPLTRRKDRLLSHLKRKSLLANSGSNPESGPNSPPTVNNSQASPTAGSNTPIQEEGENPAYGGPLTSSSQQGSLSDLSLFSSPSMPNISLGRPHVPSSSASATKLAPVSEAEVRAAFTARLGMPLTGQMLPGTLPFYPSLTVIEGEPTYIHKQIQNHEQNRQHQVYHGAPITDTQVAHARLHKAGHRPLGSRTQSAPLPLGHPMLQGGIIAPPNHYEEYLAEKQLHDQQQAHIFLKQQIRQTVLTRVGSRGQSNQLDEAPESEESEVIDLTGKKDLSEESEISKQQREREQFLQQQRDLMMRHTLQVNESPAYAGSRSSHSARPLSRALSSPLVHLGPQGAGGDVFARGSPHRPTTGLAYDPLMLKHACVCGETVRGHPEHGGRLQSVWARLSETALLQRCDRVRSRKATLEEIQTCHSEAHALLFGTNPLNRQKLDMSKLSQLPIKSFVRLPCGGVGVDSDTTWNEFHTAPAARMAVGCVVDLAFKTAMGDIKNGFAVVRPPGHHAETNQAMGFCFFNSVAIATRLLQQKLDTRKILILDWDVHHGNGTQQMFYDDPRVLYMSIHRHDEGNFFPGTGGPTECGVGEGLGCNVNIAWSGGLNPPMGDAEYLAAFRTVVMPIAKDFDPDIVIVSAGFDAAIGHAAPLGGYKVSPACFGRMTQELLTLADGKVVLALEGGYDLAAICDSAQECVRALLGDEPTPLREEELTRAPCQNAIDTLQKTIAIQMSHWPCVKLAAHTVGMSVIESSQKERDETDTVSAMASLSMQQPTNLTTTPEHSREVSEEPMEQDEAK, from the exons CTACAGCAGCATCATCAGCTCCAGCAGCAGATCCTACGGCAACAGTATCACGCTCAGGAACGTCAGCTGGCCCAACTCCACGAGCAGCAAATGCACCAACTTAGG CTTTGGGAGCAGCAAAAACAGCTCGAGGAGCAACGGGAGAAGAGGGAAAAGGAGAGGCTGGAAGCTCTGAGGAAAAAGGACAAGCATGACCATAGCGCCATAGCGTCGACTGAGGTCAAGCAGCGGCTGCAG AGTTTCATCGTGAACAAGAAACAAAGAGAAGCTGCAGCCGCTGCAAATGGCGCAGTTCCAGGCACACCCGGATACAGAAGCTG GTTGCAGCCCCAATCGGAATCGTCGAGCACTACAAACGCTTCGCATCCCTACAGAATGCCGCAAATGTTGCAAGAGAAATTTGGCGATGATTTCCCGTTACGGAAAACAG CCTCGGAGCCAAACCTGCTCAAGCTGCGACTTAAGCAACGTGTCATGGAAAGGAACATGGCTGCGCCAAGAAATTCACCGCTGACCCGGCGTAAGGATCGCCTCCTGTCCCATCTCAAGCGGAAATCCCTCTTAGCAA ATTCTGGTAGCAATCCTGAATCCGGGCCTAATTCACCACCGACAGTAAACAACTCGCAGGCAAGTCCTACCGCAGGCAGCAATACTCCAATACAAGAG GAGGGCGAAAACCCAGCTTACGGTGGTCCGTTGACAAGTAGTAGTCAACAGGGAAGTTTATCGGACCTTTCCTTATTCAGTTCACCGTCCATGCCTAACATATCATTGGGCAGACCTCATGTTCCATCCAGCTCAGCA AGTGCGACAAAATTGGCACCAGTCTCAGAAGCGGAAGTACGGGCAGCGTTCACTGCTCGTCTTGGTATGCCATTGACTGGACAGATGTTGCCTGGTACCTTGCCCTTCTATCCATCGTTGACCGTAATCGAAGGTGAACCCACGTATATTCACAAGCAGATACAAAATCATGAACAAAATCGTCAACATCAGGTTTATCACGGAGCACCTATAACAGATACTCAAGTAGCACACGCAAGACTGCATAAGGCTGGTCACCGGCCTTTAGGTA GTAGGACTCAATCGGCTCCCTTGCCACTTGGGCATCCGATGCTTCAAGGTGGAATAATAGCACCACCAAATCACTATGAAGAGTACCTTGCGGAGAAACAACTTCATGACCAACAACAagctcatatttttttaaaacagcaGATTCGTCAAACCGTCCTAACCCGAGTCGGATCCAGAGGTCAATCGAACCAGCTTGACGAAGCACCGGAGAGTGAGGAATCCGAAGTTATAGATCTAACTGGCAAGAAAGATTTGTCAGAGgaaagtgaaatttcgaaacagCAAAGGGAAAGAGAACAGTTCTTACAACAGCAACGAGACTTAATGATGCGCCATACTCTTCAAGTTAATGAATCTCCGGCTTATGCGGGAAGCCGATCTTCACACTCAGCGAGGCCCTTGTCAAGAGCGCTTTCTAGTCCGTTGGTGCATTTAG GGCCTCAGGGTGCTGGGGGAGATGTCTTTGCTCGGGGATCACCACATCGGCCGACTACAGGTCTTGCCTACGACCCGCTGATGCTGAAGCACGCTTGTGTTTGCGGCGAAACAGTCAGGGGTCATCCTGAGCACGGTGGACGATTGCAAAGTGTATGGGCTAGACTTTCAGAAACAGCATTGTTACAACGTTGCGATCGCGTTCGATCGCGCAAGGCCACCCTTGAGGAAATACAAACTTGCCACAGTGAAGCGCATGCGCTTTTATTTG GTACAAATCCGCTGAATAGGCAGAAACTCGATATGTCGAAGCTCTCTCAATTACCAATTAAGAGTTTTGTCCGACTTCCATGCGGCGGTGTAGGAGTTGATTCAGACACAACGTGGAATGAATTTCACACAGCTCCAGCGGCACGTATGGCTGTCGGATGTGTTGTGGACTTAGCATTTAAAACTGCAATGGGCGATATTAAGAATGGTTTCGCAGTTGTCAGACCACCTGGTCATCACGCTGAGACAAATCAGGCTATGGGATTCTGCTTCTTCAATTCCGTAGCCATCGCGACGAGATTACTACAACAAAAGCTTGACACGCGGAAAATATTGATCTTAGATTGG GATGTTCACCACGGAAACGGAACCCAGCAAATGTTCTACGATGACCCTCGTGTTTTGTACATGTCTATTCACAGACACGATGAGGGTAATTTCTTCCCAGGAACAGGAGGTCCCACAGAATGCGGTGTAGGTGAAGGACTTGGCTGCAATGTCAACATAGCCTGGTCTGGTGGCTTAAACCCACCGATGGGGGATGCCGAGTACTTGGCTGCGTTTCGTACTGTTGTAATGCCTATTGCCAAGGACTTTGATCCTGATATAGTCATTGTCTCGGCGGGTTTTGACGCAGCTATAGGTCATGCCGCACCCTTAGGAGGGTACAAAGTTAGCCCTGCGTGCTTTGGAAGAATGACGCAAGAACTGCTAACCTTAGCTGATGGAAAAGTTGTACTGGCTCTCGAGGGAGGCTATGATTTAGCTGCTATATGCGACTCTGCACAGGAATGCGTCAGAGCCCTACTTGGTGATGAACCGACGCCGCTTCGTGAAGAGGAATTGACACGAGCGCCGTGCCAAAACGCTATTGACACATTGCAAAAGACCATAGCAATTCAA ATGTCGCATTGGCCGTGTGTCAAATTGGCCGCACACACGGTGGGGATGAGTGTGATTGAGTCAAGTCAAAAAGAGCGTGACGAAACCGACACAGTTTCCGCAATGGCCTCTCTTTCTATGCAGCAGCCGACCAATCTCAC GACTACACCAGAACATTCCCGCGAGGTCTCCGAAGAACCAATGGAGCAGGATGAAGCTAAGTGA
- the LOC124175972 gene encoding histone deacetylase 4 isoform X14, giving the protein MARDTPGAPMSRPRDLASAGTTTTTVTSGAFHAAAPDSAALHGHALQQKILQLQQHHQLQQQILRQQYHAQERQLAQLHEQQMHQLRLWEQQKQLEEQREKREKERLEALRKKDKHDHSAIASTEVKQRLQSFIVNKKQREAAAAANGAVPGTPGYRSWLQPQSESSSTTNASHPYRMPQMLQEKFGDDFPLRKTASEPNLLKLRLKQRVMERNMAAPRNSPLTRRKDRLLSHLKRKSLLANSGSNPESGPNSPPTVNNSQASPTAGSNTPIQEEGENPAYGGPLTSSSQQGSLSDLSLFSSPSMPNISLGRPHVPSSSASATKLAPVSEAEVRAAFTARLGMPLTGQMLPGTLPFYPSLTVIEGEPTYIHKQIQNHEQNRQHQVYHGAPITDTQVAHARLHKAGHRPLGSRTQSAPLPLGHPMLQGGIIAPPNHYEEYLAEKQLHDQQQAHIFLKQQIRQTVLTRVGSRGQSNQLDEAPESEESEVIDLTGKKDLSEESEISKQQREREQFLQQQRDLMMRHTLQVNESPAYAGSRSSHSARPLSRALSSPLVHLGPQGAGGDVFARGSPHRPTTGLAYDPLMLKHACVCGETVRGHPEHGGRLQSVWARLSETALLQRCDRVRSRKATLEEIQTCHSEAHALLFGTNPLNRQKLDMSKLSQLPIKSFVRLPCGGVGVDSDTTWNEFHTAPAARMAVGCVVDLAFKTAMGDIKNGFAVVRPPGHHAETNQAMGFCFFNSVAIATRLLQQKLDTRKILILDWDVHHGNGTQQMFYDDPRVLYMSIHRHDEGNFFPGTGGPTECGVGEGLGCNVNIAWSGGLNPPMGDAEYLAAFRTVVMPIAKDFDPDIVIVSAGFDAAIGHAAPLGGYKVSPACFGRMTQELLTLADGKVVLALEGGYDLAAICDSAQECVRALLGDEPTPLREEELTRAPCQNAIDTLQKTIAIQMSHWPCVKLAAHTVGMSVIESSQKERDETDTVSAMASLSMQQPTNLTTTPEHSREVSEEPMEQDEAK; this is encoded by the exons CTACAGCAGCATCATCAGCTCCAGCAGCAGATCCTACGGCAACAGTATCACGCTCAGGAACGTCAGCTGGCCCAACTCCACGAGCAGCAAATGCACCAACTTAGG CTTTGGGAGCAGCAAAAACAGCTCGAGGAGCAACGGGAGAAGAGGGAAAAGGAGAGGCTGGAAGCTCTGAGGAAAAAGGACAAGCATGACCATAGCGCCATAGCGTCGACTGAGGTCAAGCAGCGGCTGCAG AGTTTCATCGTGAACAAGAAACAAAGAGAAGCTGCAGCCGCTGCAAATGGCGCAGTTCCAGGCACACCCGGATACAGAAGCTG GTTGCAGCCCCAATCGGAATCGTCGAGCACTACAAACGCTTCGCATCCCTACAGAATGCCGCAAATGTTGCAAGAGAAATTTGGCGATGATTTCCCGTTACGGAAAACAG CCTCGGAGCCAAACCTGCTCAAGCTGCGACTTAAGCAACGTGTCATGGAAAGGAACATGGCTGCGCCAAGAAATTCACCGCTGACCCGGCGTAAGGATCGCCTCCTGTCCCATCTCAAGCGGAAATCCCTCTTAGCAA ATTCTGGTAGCAATCCTGAATCCGGGCCTAATTCACCACCGACAGTAAACAACTCGCAGGCAAGTCCTACCGCAGGCAGCAATACTCCAATACAAGAG GAGGGCGAAAACCCAGCTTACGGTGGTCCGTTGACAAGTAGTAGTCAACAGGGAAGTTTATCGGACCTTTCCTTATTCAGTTCACCGTCCATGCCTAACATATCATTGGGCAGACCTCATGTTCCATCCAGCTCAGCA AGTGCGACAAAATTGGCACCAGTCTCAGAAGCGGAAGTACGGGCAGCGTTCACTGCTCGTCTTGGTATGCCATTGACTGGACAGATGTTGCCTGGTACCTTGCCCTTCTATCCATCGTTGACCGTAATCGAAGGTGAACCCACGTATATTCACAAGCAGATACAAAATCATGAACAAAATCGTCAACATCAGGTTTATCACGGAGCACCTATAACAGATACTCAAGTAGCACACGCAAGACTGCATAAGGCTGGTCACCGGCCTTTAGGTA GTAGGACTCAATCGGCTCCCTTGCCACTTGGGCATCCGATGCTTCAAGGTGGAATAATAGCACCACCAAATCACTATGAAGAGTACCTTGCGGAGAAACAACTTCATGACCAACAACAagctcatatttttttaaaacagcaGATTCGTCAAACCGTCCTAACCCGAGTCGGATCCAGAGGTCAATCGAACCAGCTTGACGAAGCACCGGAGAGTGAGGAATCCGAAGTTATAGATCTAACTGGCAAGAAAGATTTGTCAGAGgaaagtgaaatttcgaaacagCAAAGGGAAAGAGAACAGTTCTTACAACAGCAACGAGACTTAATGATGCGCCATACTCTTCAAGTTAATGAATCTCCGGCTTATGCGGGAAGCCGATCTTCACACTCAGCGAGGCCCTTGTCAAGAGCGCTTTCTAGTCCGTTGGTGCATTTAG GGCCTCAGGGTGCTGGGGGAGATGTCTTTGCTCGGGGATCACCACATCGGCCGACTACAGGTCTTGCCTACGACCCGCTGATGCTGAAGCACGCTTGTGTTTGCGGCGAAACAGTCAGGGGTCATCCTGAGCACGGTGGACGATTGCAAAGTGTATGGGCTAGACTTTCAGAAACAGCATTGTTACAACGTTGCGATCGCGTTCGATCGCGCAAGGCCACCCTTGAGGAAATACAAACTTGCCACAGTGAAGCGCATGCGCTTTTATTTG GTACAAATCCGCTGAATAGGCAGAAACTCGATATGTCGAAGCTCTCTCAATTACCAATTAAGAGTTTTGTCCGACTTCCATGCGGCGGTGTAGGAGTTGATTCAGACACAACGTGGAATGAATTTCACACAGCTCCAGCGGCACGTATGGCTGTCGGATGTGTTGTGGACTTAGCATTTAAAACTGCAATGGGCGATATTAAGAATGGTTTCGCAGTTGTCAGACCACCTGGTCATCACGCTGAGACAAATCAGGCTATGGGATTCTGCTTCTTCAATTCCGTAGCCATCGCGACGAGATTACTACAACAAAAGCTTGACACGCGGAAAATATTGATCTTAGATTGG GATGTTCACCACGGAAACGGAACCCAGCAAATGTTCTACGATGACCCTCGTGTTTTGTACATGTCTATTCACAGACACGATGAGGGTAATTTCTTCCCAGGAACAGGAGGTCCCACAGAATGCGGTGTAGGTGAAGGACTTGGCTGCAATGTCAACATAGCCTGGTCTGGTGGCTTAAACCCACCGATGGGGGATGCCGAGTACTTGGCTGCGTTTCGTACTGTTGTAATGCCTATTGCCAAGGACTTTGATCCTGATATAGTCATTGTCTCGGCGGGTTTTGACGCAGCTATAGGTCATGCCGCACCCTTAGGAGGGTACAAAGTTAGCCCTGCGTGCTTTGGAAGAATGACGCAAGAACTGCTAACCTTAGCTGATGGAAAAGTTGTACTGGCTCTCGAGGGAGGCTATGATTTAGCTGCTATATGCGACTCTGCACAGGAATGCGTCAGAGCCCTACTTGGTGATGAACCGACGCCGCTTCGTGAAGAGGAATTGACACGAGCGCCGTGCCAAAACGCTATTGACACATTGCAAAAGACCATAGCAATTCAA ATGTCGCATTGGCCGTGTGTCAAATTGGCCGCACACACGGTGGGGATGAGTGTGATTGAGTCAAGTCAAAAAGAGCGTGACGAAACCGACACAGTTTCCGCAATGGCCTCTCTTTCTATGCAGCAGCCGACCAATCTCAC GACTACACCAGAACATTCCCGCGAGGTCTCCGAAGAACCAATGGAGCAGGATGAAGCTAAGTGA
- the LOC124175972 gene encoding histone deacetylase 4 isoform X10 → MDYGATYNMHHTNHLDVGYRSVEISSAFAHIPQKDMARDTPGAPMSRPRDLASAGTTTTTVTSGAFHAAAPDSAALHGHALQQKILQLQQHHQLQQQILRQQYHAQERQLAQLHEQQMHQLRLWEQQKQLEEQREKREKERLEALRKKDKHDHSAIASTEVKQRLQSFIVNKKQREAAAAANGAVPGTPGYRSWLQPQSESSSTTNASHPYRMPQMLQEKFGDDFPLRKTASEPNLLKLRLKQRVMERNMAAPRNSPLTRRKDRLLSHLKRKSLLANSGSNPESGPNSPPTVNNSQASPTAGSNTPIQEEGENPAYGGPLTSSSQQGSLSDLSLFSSPSMPNISLGRPHVPSSSASATKLAPVSEAEVRAAFTARLGMPLTGQMLPGTLPFYPSLTVIEGEPTYIHKQIQNHEQNRQHQVYHGAPITDTQVAHARLHKAGHRPLGSRTQSAPLPLGHPMLQGGIIAPPNHYEEYLAEKQLHDQQQAHIFLKQQIRQTVLTRVGSRGQSNQLDEAPESEESEVIDLTGKKDLSEESEISKQQREREQFLQQQRDLMMRHTLQVNESPAYAGSRSSHSARPLSRALSSPLVHLGPQGAGGDVFARGSPHRPTTGLAYDPLMLKHACVCGETVRGHPEHGGRLQSVWARLSETALLQRCDRVRSRKATLEEIQTCHSEAHALLFGTNPLNRQKLDMSKLSQLPIKSFVRLPCGGVGVDSDTTWNEFHTAPAARMAVGCVVDLAFKTAMGDIKNGFAVVRPPGHHAETNQAMGFCFFNSVAIATRLLQQKLDTRKILILDWDVHHGNGTQQMFYDDPRVLYMSIHRHDEGNFFPGTGGPTECGVGEGLGCNVNIAWSGGLNPPMGDAEYLAAFRTVVMPIAKDFDPDIVIVSAGFDAAIGHAAPLGGYKVSPACFGRMTQELLTLADGKVVLALEGGYDLAAICDSAQECVRALLGDEPTPLREEELTRAPCQNAIDTLQKTIAIQMSHWPCVKLAAHTVGMSVIESSQKERDETDTVSAMASLSMQQPTNLTTTPEHSREVSEEPMEQDEAK, encoded by the exons CTACAGCAGCATCATCAGCTCCAGCAGCAGATCCTACGGCAACAGTATCACGCTCAGGAACGTCAGCTGGCCCAACTCCACGAGCAGCAAATGCACCAACTTAGG CTTTGGGAGCAGCAAAAACAGCTCGAGGAGCAACGGGAGAAGAGGGAAAAGGAGAGGCTGGAAGCTCTGAGGAAAAAGGACAAGCATGACCATAGCGCCATAGCGTCGACTGAGGTCAAGCAGCGGCTGCAG AGTTTCATCGTGAACAAGAAACAAAGAGAAGCTGCAGCCGCTGCAAATGGCGCAGTTCCAGGCACACCCGGATACAGAAGCTG GTTGCAGCCCCAATCGGAATCGTCGAGCACTACAAACGCTTCGCATCCCTACAGAATGCCGCAAATGTTGCAAGAGAAATTTGGCGATGATTTCCCGTTACGGAAAACAG CCTCGGAGCCAAACCTGCTCAAGCTGCGACTTAAGCAACGTGTCATGGAAAGGAACATGGCTGCGCCAAGAAATTCACCGCTGACCCGGCGTAAGGATCGCCTCCTGTCCCATCTCAAGCGGAAATCCCTCTTAGCAA ATTCTGGTAGCAATCCTGAATCCGGGCCTAATTCACCACCGACAGTAAACAACTCGCAGGCAAGTCCTACCGCAGGCAGCAATACTCCAATACAAGAG GAGGGCGAAAACCCAGCTTACGGTGGTCCGTTGACAAGTAGTAGTCAACAGGGAAGTTTATCGGACCTTTCCTTATTCAGTTCACCGTCCATGCCTAACATATCATTGGGCAGACCTCATGTTCCATCCAGCTCAGCA AGTGCGACAAAATTGGCACCAGTCTCAGAAGCGGAAGTACGGGCAGCGTTCACTGCTCGTCTTGGTATGCCATTGACTGGACAGATGTTGCCTGGTACCTTGCCCTTCTATCCATCGTTGACCGTAATCGAAGGTGAACCCACGTATATTCACAAGCAGATACAAAATCATGAACAAAATCGTCAACATCAGGTTTATCACGGAGCACCTATAACAGATACTCAAGTAGCACACGCAAGACTGCATAAGGCTGGTCACCGGCCTTTAGGTA GTAGGACTCAATCGGCTCCCTTGCCACTTGGGCATCCGATGCTTCAAGGTGGAATAATAGCACCACCAAATCACTATGAAGAGTACCTTGCGGAGAAACAACTTCATGACCAACAACAagctcatatttttttaaaacagcaGATTCGTCAAACCGTCCTAACCCGAGTCGGATCCAGAGGTCAATCGAACCAGCTTGACGAAGCACCGGAGAGTGAGGAATCCGAAGTTATAGATCTAACTGGCAAGAAAGATTTGTCAGAGgaaagtgaaatttcgaaacagCAAAGGGAAAGAGAACAGTTCTTACAACAGCAACGAGACTTAATGATGCGCCATACTCTTCAAGTTAATGAATCTCCGGCTTATGCGGGAAGCCGATCTTCACACTCAGCGAGGCCCTTGTCAAGAGCGCTTTCTAGTCCGTTGGTGCATTTAG GGCCTCAGGGTGCTGGGGGAGATGTCTTTGCTCGGGGATCACCACATCGGCCGACTACAGGTCTTGCCTACGACCCGCTGATGCTGAAGCACGCTTGTGTTTGCGGCGAAACAGTCAGGGGTCATCCTGAGCACGGTGGACGATTGCAAAGTGTATGGGCTAGACTTTCAGAAACAGCATTGTTACAACGTTGCGATCGCGTTCGATCGCGCAAGGCCACCCTTGAGGAAATACAAACTTGCCACAGTGAAGCGCATGCGCTTTTATTTG GTACAAATCCGCTGAATAGGCAGAAACTCGATATGTCGAAGCTCTCTCAATTACCAATTAAGAGTTTTGTCCGACTTCCATGCGGCGGTGTAGGAGTTGATTCAGACACAACGTGGAATGAATTTCACACAGCTCCAGCGGCACGTATGGCTGTCGGATGTGTTGTGGACTTAGCATTTAAAACTGCAATGGGCGATATTAAGAATGGTTTCGCAGTTGTCAGACCACCTGGTCATCACGCTGAGACAAATCAGGCTATGGGATTCTGCTTCTTCAATTCCGTAGCCATCGCGACGAGATTACTACAACAAAAGCTTGACACGCGGAAAATATTGATCTTAGATTGG GATGTTCACCACGGAAACGGAACCCAGCAAATGTTCTACGATGACCCTCGTGTTTTGTACATGTCTATTCACAGACACGATGAGGGTAATTTCTTCCCAGGAACAGGAGGTCCCACAGAATGCGGTGTAGGTGAAGGACTTGGCTGCAATGTCAACATAGCCTGGTCTGGTGGCTTAAACCCACCGATGGGGGATGCCGAGTACTTGGCTGCGTTTCGTACTGTTGTAATGCCTATTGCCAAGGACTTTGATCCTGATATAGTCATTGTCTCGGCGGGTTTTGACGCAGCTATAGGTCATGCCGCACCCTTAGGAGGGTACAAAGTTAGCCCTGCGTGCTTTGGAAGAATGACGCAAGAACTGCTAACCTTAGCTGATGGAAAAGTTGTACTGGCTCTCGAGGGAGGCTATGATTTAGCTGCTATATGCGACTCTGCACAGGAATGCGTCAGAGCCCTACTTGGTGATGAACCGACGCCGCTTCGTGAAGAGGAATTGACACGAGCGCCGTGCCAAAACGCTATTGACACATTGCAAAAGACCATAGCAATTCAA ATGTCGCATTGGCCGTGTGTCAAATTGGCCGCACACACGGTGGGGATGAGTGTGATTGAGTCAAGTCAAAAAGAGCGTGACGAAACCGACACAGTTTCCGCAATGGCCTCTCTTTCTATGCAGCAGCCGACCAATCTCAC GACTACACCAGAACATTCCCGCGAGGTCTCCGAAGAACCAATGGAGCAGGATGAAGCTAAGTGA